One Acidimicrobiia bacterium DNA segment encodes these proteins:
- a CDS encoding class I SAM-dependent methyltransferase, with protein MGVHEVAAGGFGSAAAEYEAARPGYPPPVVDWLMDVLALASEPVVVDLAAGTGKLTRLLAERGANPYAVEPVAGMRAELRKASPEIPIIAGTAEALPFRRGSVDALTVAQAFHWFDNATSRHEIARVIRPGGKLALLWNVRDRRVAWVDALWSIMDRVELNAPWRDHESTRSAETWTLPGFTSFRRSRFVHDHRVTRAQVVERMASVSHVAVLPDDRKAAVLDEVSAILDTHPDTRDKPTLAITYRVDCFVAERLET; from the coding sequence ATGGGAGTCCATGAAGTGGCGGCCGGCGGGTTCGGTTCTGCTGCAGCCGAATATGAAGCGGCGCGGCCGGGATATCCTCCACCGGTCGTCGACTGGCTGATGGATGTCCTGGCGCTGGCGAGCGAGCCGGTGGTGGTCGACCTCGCAGCAGGAACCGGCAAGCTGACCCGCTTGCTCGCCGAGCGGGGAGCGAACCCGTACGCGGTCGAACCGGTTGCAGGGATGCGCGCCGAACTTCGCAAAGCATCTCCGGAGATTCCGATCATTGCGGGTACGGCCGAAGCCCTCCCCTTCCGGCGCGGTTCCGTCGACGCGCTCACCGTCGCCCAGGCGTTTCACTGGTTCGACAACGCCACCAGCCGTCATGAGATCGCCCGGGTTATTCGACCGGGCGGCAAACTCGCGTTGCTGTGGAACGTCCGCGATCGTCGGGTTGCGTGGGTGGACGCGCTCTGGTCGATCATGGATCGTGTCGAGCTGAACGCCCCGTGGCGTGATCATGAGTCGACTCGCTCGGCAGAGACCTGGACGCTCCCCGGATTCACTTCCTTTCGCCGCTCCCGGTTCGTCCATGATCACCGGGTCACCCGCGCCCAGGTCGTCGAGCGAATGGCATCGGTCAGCCATGTCGCAGTTCTCCCAGACGACCGGAAGGCGGCCGTACTGGATGAGGTCTCGGCAATCCTCGACACCCACCCGGACACAAGGGACAAGCCCACTCTGGCCATCACCTACCGGGTCGACTGTTTCGTGGCCGAGCGGCTGGAGACCTAG
- a CDS encoding LLM class flavin-dependent oxidoreductase, whose translation MRPLSVGVQLPEVEREVRWPEMRSLSVLAESVGFDSIWVGDHLLYRPEDGEPRGPWEAWSMLAAIASVTERVTIGPLVAATAFHSPAMLAKKAVTVDEISGGRLILGLGAGWNRAEFDAFGYPFDHRASRFEEAFHIIRRLIRGETVDNDGEFYRNDRAQILPVGPRRAGPPILIGSQGPRVLRATAPFMDQWNGWYAWYGNNPAGLPALLGLLEQACEEVGRDHAEIAKTVAVLATLPGGQGRIHGDARHEGKDPLAGSPDEIADVLGRYSELGISHVQMVLDPITAESIEWFADVLVELDN comes from the coding sequence TTGCGTCCGCTGTCGGTAGGAGTCCAGTTGCCCGAGGTCGAACGAGAGGTTCGCTGGCCGGAAATGCGCTCGCTGTCCGTGCTGGCGGAGTCGGTCGGATTCGACTCGATCTGGGTGGGCGACCATCTGCTGTATCGCCCTGAGGACGGCGAGCCGCGCGGGCCCTGGGAGGCATGGTCGATGCTGGCGGCGATCGCATCCGTGACGGAACGAGTGACGATCGGCCCGTTGGTGGCCGCGACGGCCTTTCACTCTCCGGCGATGCTGGCCAAGAAGGCGGTGACGGTCGACGAGATCTCGGGCGGACGGCTGATCCTCGGGCTCGGCGCCGGGTGGAATCGTGCCGAGTTCGACGCCTTCGGATATCCGTTCGACCACCGGGCATCCCGATTCGAAGAAGCGTTTCACATCATTCGCCGTCTCATACGCGGAGAAACGGTCGACAACGACGGCGAGTTCTATCGGAATGATCGAGCGCAGATCCTCCCGGTCGGGCCGCGCCGCGCAGGTCCTCCGATCTTGATCGGATCACAGGGACCCCGCGTGCTGCGGGCCACCGCTCCGTTCATGGATCAGTGGAACGGTTGGTACGCCTGGTACGGCAACAATCCGGCGGGGTTGCCGGCATTGTTGGGACTTCTCGAGCAGGCGTGCGAGGAGGTTGGCCGGGATCACGCCGAGATAGCGAAGACGGTGGCGGTGCTTGCCACGCTTCCCGGAGGACAAGGGCGGATCCACGGGGATGCCCGGCATGAGGGCAAGGACCCGCTGGCCGGCTCACCCGACGAGATTGCCGATGTGCTGGGCCGCTACTCGGAACTCGGGATATCTCATGTGCAGATGGTGCTCGACCCCATCACAGCAGAGTCCATCGAATGGTTTGCCGACGTGCTTGTTGAGCTGGATAACTAG